In a single window of the Leopardus geoffroyi isolate Oge1 chromosome D2, O.geoffroyi_Oge1_pat1.0, whole genome shotgun sequence genome:
- the SLC35G1 gene encoding solute carrier family 35 member G1 isoform X1: MRPVDSAGAAEVPEPGLPLMDDAPQGASEEPAAAEAAGTPGPCRCWVCGNSPCGSGASQEAKKKARCPGLGLFYTLLSAFLFSVGSLFVKKVQDVHAVEISAFRCVFQMLVVIPCLIYRKTGFIGPKGQRIFLLLRGVLGSTAMILLYYAFQATSLADATVITFSSPVFTSIFAWIFLKEKYSPWDALFTAFTITGVILIVRPPFLFGASAAGTDESYSVHLKGTFAAVAHAVFAAVTMVIIRKMGKSVDYFLSIWYYVVLGLLESVIVLFIIGEWSLPYCGLDRLFLILIGLFGLGGQVFLTKALQIEKAGPVAIMKTMDVVFAFIFQIIFFNDMPTWWTVGGALCVVASSTGAAIRKWCQSSK; encoded by the exons ATGCGGCCCGTGGATAGTGCCGGGGCGGCGGAGGTGCCAGAGCCCGGGCTACCGCTGATGGACGACGCGCCGCAGGGCGCCAGTGAGGAGCCGGCGGCGGCGGAGGCAGCGGGGACGCCCGGCCCCTGCAGGTGCTGGGTGTGCGGCAACTCGCCGTGCGGCTCGGGTGCGTCGCAGG AAGCCAAGAAGAAAGCACGCTGTCCTGGACTTGGCTTGTTTTATACATTATTATCTGCCTTCCTTTTCTCAGTGGGctctttatttgttaaaaaagtGCAAGACGTCCATGCTGTAGAAATTAGTGCATTCCGATGTGTGTTCCAAATGCTAGTCGTTATCCCTTGCTTAATATACAGAAA AACCGGGTTCATAGGCCCCAAAGGTCAACGCATTTTCCTCCTCCTCAGAGGAGTCCTGGGCTCCACCGCCATGATCCTTTTGTACTACGCTTTCCAGGCGACGTCCCTGGCCGACGCCACCGTCATCACGTTTAGTTCTCCAGTGTTCACGTCCATATTTGCTTGGATATTTCTCAAGGAGAAGTACAGCCCCTGGGATGCCCTCTTCACCGCCTTCACCATCACCGGCGTGATCCTCATCGTGAGGCCCCCGTTTCTGTTCGGAGCCAGCGCTGCGGGCACGGACGAGAGCTACTCTGTTCACCTGAAGGGCACGTTCGCAGCAGTGGCGCACGCTGTCTTTGCCGCCGTGACTATGGTCATCATCAGAAAGATGGGGAAGTCCGTGGACTACTTTCTGAGCATTTGGTATTATGTCGTACTCGGCCTCCTAGAGAGCGTCATTGTCCTCTTCATCATAGGGGAGTGGAGTCTGCCATACTGCGGGTTGGACAGGCTGTTTCTCATCCTCATCGGCCTGTTTGGTTTGGGGGGTCAGGTGTTTCTCACGAAAGCCCTCCAAATAGAAAAAGCAGGCCCAGTGGCAATAATGAAGACGATGGATGTGGTCTTTGCTTTCATCTtccagattattttctttaacgATATGCCCACGTGGTGGACGGTGGGCGGGGCCCTGTGCGTTGTAGCCAGTAGTACCGGCGCGGCCATTCGGAAATGGTGCCAGAGCTCCAAATGA
- the SLC35G1 gene encoding solute carrier family 35 member G1 isoform X3, producing the protein MRPVDSAGAAEVPEPGLPLMDDAPQGASEEPAAAEAAGTPGPCRCWVCGNSPCGSGASQVGSLFVKKVQDVHAVEISAFRCVFQMLVVIPCLIYRKTGFIGPKGQRIFLLLRGVLGSTAMILLYYAFQATSLADATVITFSSPVFTSIFAWIFLKEKYSPWDALFTAFTITGVILIVRPPFLFGASAAGTDESYSVHLKGTFAAVAHAVFAAVTMVIIRKMGKSVDYFLSIWYYVVLGLLESVIVLFIIGEWSLPYCGLDRLFLILIGLFGLGGQVFLTKALQIEKAGPVAIMKTMDVVFAFIFQIIFFNDMPTWWTVGGALCVVASSTGAAIRKWCQSSK; encoded by the exons ATGCGGCCCGTGGATAGTGCCGGGGCGGCGGAGGTGCCAGAGCCCGGGCTACCGCTGATGGACGACGCGCCGCAGGGCGCCAGTGAGGAGCCGGCGGCGGCGGAGGCAGCGGGGACGCCCGGCCCCTGCAGGTGCTGGGTGTGCGGCAACTCGCCGTGCGGCTCGGGTGCGTCGCAGG TGGGctctttatttgttaaaaaagtGCAAGACGTCCATGCTGTAGAAATTAGTGCATTCCGATGTGTGTTCCAAATGCTAGTCGTTATCCCTTGCTTAATATACAGAAA AACCGGGTTCATAGGCCCCAAAGGTCAACGCATTTTCCTCCTCCTCAGAGGAGTCCTGGGCTCCACCGCCATGATCCTTTTGTACTACGCTTTCCAGGCGACGTCCCTGGCCGACGCCACCGTCATCACGTTTAGTTCTCCAGTGTTCACGTCCATATTTGCTTGGATATTTCTCAAGGAGAAGTACAGCCCCTGGGATGCCCTCTTCACCGCCTTCACCATCACCGGCGTGATCCTCATCGTGAGGCCCCCGTTTCTGTTCGGAGCCAGCGCTGCGGGCACGGACGAGAGCTACTCTGTTCACCTGAAGGGCACGTTCGCAGCAGTGGCGCACGCTGTCTTTGCCGCCGTGACTATGGTCATCATCAGAAAGATGGGGAAGTCCGTGGACTACTTTCTGAGCATTTGGTATTATGTCGTACTCGGCCTCCTAGAGAGCGTCATTGTCCTCTTCATCATAGGGGAGTGGAGTCTGCCATACTGCGGGTTGGACAGGCTGTTTCTCATCCTCATCGGCCTGTTTGGTTTGGGGGGTCAGGTGTTTCTCACGAAAGCCCTCCAAATAGAAAAAGCAGGCCCAGTGGCAATAATGAAGACGATGGATGTGGTCTTTGCTTTCATCTtccagattattttctttaacgATATGCCCACGTGGTGGACGGTGGGCGGGGCCCTGTGCGTTGTAGCCAGTAGTACCGGCGCGGCCATTCGGAAATGGTGCCAGAGCTCCAAATGA
- the SLC35G1 gene encoding solute carrier family 35 member G1 isoform X2 codes for MRPVDSAGAAEVPEPGLPLMDDAPQGASEEPAAAEAAGTPGPCRCWVCGNSPCGSEAKKKARCPGLGLFYTLLSAFLFSVGSLFVKKVQDVHAVEISAFRCVFQMLVVIPCLIYRKTGFIGPKGQRIFLLLRGVLGSTAMILLYYAFQATSLADATVITFSSPVFTSIFAWIFLKEKYSPWDALFTAFTITGVILIVRPPFLFGASAAGTDESYSVHLKGTFAAVAHAVFAAVTMVIIRKMGKSVDYFLSIWYYVVLGLLESVIVLFIIGEWSLPYCGLDRLFLILIGLFGLGGQVFLTKALQIEKAGPVAIMKTMDVVFAFIFQIIFFNDMPTWWTVGGALCVVASSTGAAIRKWCQSSK; via the exons ATGCGGCCCGTGGATAGTGCCGGGGCGGCGGAGGTGCCAGAGCCCGGGCTACCGCTGATGGACGACGCGCCGCAGGGCGCCAGTGAGGAGCCGGCGGCGGCGGAGGCAGCGGGGACGCCCGGCCCCTGCAGGTGCTGGGTGTGCGGCAACTCGCCGTGCGGCTCGG AAGCCAAGAAGAAAGCACGCTGTCCTGGACTTGGCTTGTTTTATACATTATTATCTGCCTTCCTTTTCTCAGTGGGctctttatttgttaaaaaagtGCAAGACGTCCATGCTGTAGAAATTAGTGCATTCCGATGTGTGTTCCAAATGCTAGTCGTTATCCCTTGCTTAATATACAGAAA AACCGGGTTCATAGGCCCCAAAGGTCAACGCATTTTCCTCCTCCTCAGAGGAGTCCTGGGCTCCACCGCCATGATCCTTTTGTACTACGCTTTCCAGGCGACGTCCCTGGCCGACGCCACCGTCATCACGTTTAGTTCTCCAGTGTTCACGTCCATATTTGCTTGGATATTTCTCAAGGAGAAGTACAGCCCCTGGGATGCCCTCTTCACCGCCTTCACCATCACCGGCGTGATCCTCATCGTGAGGCCCCCGTTTCTGTTCGGAGCCAGCGCTGCGGGCACGGACGAGAGCTACTCTGTTCACCTGAAGGGCACGTTCGCAGCAGTGGCGCACGCTGTCTTTGCCGCCGTGACTATGGTCATCATCAGAAAGATGGGGAAGTCCGTGGACTACTTTCTGAGCATTTGGTATTATGTCGTACTCGGCCTCCTAGAGAGCGTCATTGTCCTCTTCATCATAGGGGAGTGGAGTCTGCCATACTGCGGGTTGGACAGGCTGTTTCTCATCCTCATCGGCCTGTTTGGTTTGGGGGGTCAGGTGTTTCTCACGAAAGCCCTCCAAATAGAAAAAGCAGGCCCAGTGGCAATAATGAAGACGATGGATGTGGTCTTTGCTTTCATCTtccagattattttctttaacgATATGCCCACGTGGTGGACGGTGGGCGGGGCCCTGTGCGTTGTAGCCAGTAGTACCGGCGCGGCCATTCGGAAATGGTGCCAGAGCTCCAAATGA